A window of Candidatus Rhabdochlamydia sp. T3358 contains these coding sequences:
- a CDS encoding amino acid aminotransferase translates to MGVFDQVPLLPPDSIFQLKTSFQADIRKNKVDLGVGVYKNEDLLTVVLSSVENAEKYLLKNEKTKTYLPIEGDPFFLETVGQLVFGADFFAAHQERLAAIQAIGGAGALKLAGAFLKQEMPSKIYVSNPTWPNHQGIFMNCGLEVCSYPYYDKVNHCIEFEKLIQFLSLIEEKSILVLHACCHNPTGMDLNLAQSKILLKVCQDKKIIPLFDCAYLGLGESIEKDRAMIRMFAEEGMEMLVAFSCSKNFGLYAERVGALWVLVENGSVKKNIMSQLKRTVRTSYSNPPKHGAQIVAHILSSDLKKEWELELFSMRKRMHQMRHSLCACLKKHTYLKKGLGMFGLSGLNNFQVKQLQEEYAIYMTANGRMNFCGLNAGNIEYVAQSLLDVICGK, encoded by the coding sequence ATGGGGGTATTCGATCAAGTACCACTATTACCACCCGACTCAATTTTTCAGTTAAAGACTAGCTTTCAAGCAGATATACGTAAAAATAAAGTAGACTTAGGAGTGGGTGTTTACAAAAATGAAGATCTGCTCACAGTAGTTTTATCCAGCGTTGAAAACGCAGAAAAATATCTATTGAAAAATGAAAAAACAAAGACTTATCTTCCGATTGAAGGAGATCCTTTTTTTCTTGAAACAGTAGGACAATTGGTATTTGGTGCTGATTTTTTTGCTGCTCATCAAGAAAGGTTAGCTGCCATACAAGCAATTGGAGGAGCAGGGGCTCTGAAGTTAGCAGGGGCTTTTTTAAAACAAGAAATGCCTTCTAAGATTTATGTCTCCAACCCCACCTGGCCCAATCATCAAGGAATTTTCATGAATTGTGGCTTAGAGGTTTGTTCCTATCCTTATTATGATAAAGTTAATCACTGCATAGAGTTTGAAAAACTCATCCAATTTCTCTCTCTCATTGAAGAAAAAAGCATCTTAGTACTACACGCTTGCTGTCATAATCCAACAGGGATGGATTTAAACCTCGCCCAATCCAAGATCTTACTTAAAGTGTGCCAAGATAAGAAAATCATTCCTTTATTTGACTGCGCTTACCTAGGATTAGGAGAATCCATAGAAAAAGATCGTGCGATGATCAGAATGTTTGCAGAAGAAGGAATGGAAATGCTTGTTGCCTTTTCCTGTTCTAAAAACTTTGGCCTCTATGCAGAAAGAGTAGGAGCTTTATGGGTTCTTGTGGAAAATGGTTCTGTCAAAAAAAATATTATGAGCCAGTTGAAAAGGACTGTACGTACTAGTTATTCTAATCCGCCTAAGCATGGCGCGCAAATTGTCGCGCATATTTTAAGTAGCGACTTAAAAAAAGAGTGGGAATTAGAGCTTTTTTCTATGCGCAAAAGAATGCATCAAATGCGCCATTCTTTATGTGCTTGTTTAAAAAAACATACCTATTTGAAAAAAGGATTAGGAATGTTTGGATTAAGCGGACTGAATAACTTTCAAGTTAAACAATTGCAAGAAGAATATGCGATCTATATGACAGCAAATGGTAGAATGAATTTCTGCGGCTTAAATGCAGGCAATATAGAATATGTAGCACAATCTTTATTAGATGTTATATGCGGAAAATAG
- a CDS encoding rod shape-determining protein MreC has product MRKIDYRSYIFLTGIFFVLFSFSPDKSLILRQMTISAFSCFWDRIYLLTHPLNLSTPSAAKQEIETLKQDNYLLRLQVDHIQEWLLSEERIHEQMDLLKSMSNLGSQESEKLFLQRRCQEIRKVLQLKARAIPAKVIFREPGSWSNYIWINVGEADNKHLQEVVIAKNSPVLVGNSVVGVIDLIHKTQSRVRLITDNRLTVAVRAARGKQQDHFLLEQLNALIFSLEKSTNSTCSHEMQEAISALTRLKAQFTPVNQNMYLAKGELQGTGRPLWRSCGSFLKGTGFNYDFSDKEGPARDLRSGLTYEKDSKLSSVALLNVGDLLITTGLDGVFPAGLHVGVVFKVDILQEGQCFYHLEAMATAGSFDELNFVCVLPALK; this is encoded by the coding sequence ATGCGGAAAATAGATTATCGTTCTTATATATTTCTCACTGGAATTTTTTTTGTACTATTTTCTTTTTCTCCAGACAAATCTCTTATATTGCGCCAGATGACAATCAGTGCTTTTTCCTGTTTTTGGGATCGCATCTATTTATTAACCCACCCTCTCAATCTTTCCACACCATCTGCTGCAAAACAAGAAATAGAAACGCTTAAGCAAGATAACTATTTACTTCGTTTGCAAGTTGATCATATTCAAGAGTGGCTTTTATCAGAAGAGCGCATACACGAACAAATGGATTTACTCAAGTCTATGAGCAATTTAGGCTCTCAAGAAAGTGAAAAGCTGTTCTTACAGCGTCGTTGCCAAGAAATTAGGAAAGTTTTGCAGCTAAAAGCTAGAGCGATTCCTGCTAAGGTTATCTTTCGTGAGCCTGGAAGTTGGAGTAACTATATTTGGATAAATGTAGGAGAAGCCGATAATAAGCATCTGCAAGAAGTAGTGATTGCTAAAAATAGTCCTGTTCTCGTCGGTAATTCTGTGGTAGGAGTGATTGATCTCATCCATAAAACACAAAGTCGTGTACGCTTAATTACCGATAATCGTCTTACCGTTGCAGTAAGAGCTGCTAGAGGCAAACAGCAAGATCATTTTTTGCTAGAACAACTCAATGCCTTAATTTTTTCCTTGGAAAAAAGCACTAATAGTACTTGCTCTCATGAAATGCAAGAAGCCATTTCAGCGCTTACTCGTCTCAAAGCTCAATTTACTCCTGTGAATCAGAATATGTATTTAGCCAAAGGCGAATTGCAGGGAACAGGGCGCCCGTTATGGCGCTCCTGTGGATCTTTCTTAAAGGGAACGGGATTTAATTACGATTTTTCAGACAAAGAAGGACCTGCTAGAGATTTACGTTCTGGTCTTACCTATGAAAAAGATTCTAAGCTATCCTCTGTTGCTTTGTTAAACGTTGGAGATCTTTTAATCACAACCGGATTAGATGGTGTTTTCCCTGCAGGTCTGCATGTTGGGGTGGTTTTCAAAGTGGATATTCTACAAGAAGGTCAGTGTTTTTATCATTTAGAAGCTATGGCAACAGCAGGAAGTTTTGATGAGCTCAATTTTGTATGTGTTCTTCCTGCCTTGAAATAG
- a CDS encoding ankyrin repeat domain-containing protein, translating to MTIDSSSYFLYTLNQPSLFEGICSYLKPIDMNNLLKTHLPIKNTVENFKETYPKGYSALFANICQLKNREECNTEVLNSRLERAIKNDLLDIIPLFINSDRFPEISKLNLSIFLQKATREARLDIVQALIQSDRFQEVSTSILGFCLQEAIENGHLGIVYALGSSRFDEIYPERLGEFLKGAVKNGHPNIVQALIRSNRFQEIDPLVLEASLKEAAENNHLEILQLLIHSGRIQEISTFCIEKSLKRAIKNSHPNIVQAFIDSDRFQEICGLTLSRFLRMAVKNNCLDIVQALIQSSSFSKVYLINLSLALHRAVQNSHLDIVKALIHSGRAHEIPLLYLSFSLKEARKTHHQEIIETLELLIHLIER from the coding sequence ATGACAATAGATTCAAGTAGTTATTTTTTATATACTTTAAATCAACCTTCGCTTTTTGAAGGTATCTGTTCTTATCTTAAGCCAATAGACATGAATAATCTTTTGAAAACTCATTTACCTATCAAAAATACAGTAGAAAATTTCAAAGAAACTTATCCCAAAGGCTATAGCGCACTATTTGCAAATATCTGCCAACTTAAAAATAGGGAAGAATGCAATACAGAAGTCTTAAACTCTCGTCTAGAAAGAGCTATAAAAAATGATCTTTTAGATATCATTCCCCTTTTCATAAACTCTGATAGATTTCCTGAAATATCTAAATTAAACCTGAGCATATTTTTGCAAAAGGCTACAAGAGAGGCTCGTTTAGATATCGTTCAGGCTCTTATACAATCCGATAGATTTCAGGAAGTATCCACATCAATCTTAGGCTTTTGTTTACAAGAAGCTATAGAAAATGGCCATTTAGGTATTGTTTACGCTTTAGGCTCTAGTAGATTTGATGAAATATATCCAGAGAGATTAGGCGAGTTTCTAAAAGGAGCTGTAAAAAATGGCCATCCAAATATTGTTCAGGCTCTTATAAGATCTAATAGATTTCAAGAAATTGATCCATTAGTCTTAGAGGCTTCTCTTAAAGAAGCGGCTGAAAATAATCATCTAGAGATACTTCAACTTCTTATACATTCTGGTAGAATTCAGGAAATATCCACATTTTGCATAGAAAAATCTTTAAAAAGAGCTATAAAAAATAGCCATCCAAATATTGTTCAGGCTTTCATAGATTCTGATAGATTTCAGGAAATTTGTGGCTTAACCTTAAGCCGTTTTTTAAGAATGGCTGTAAAAAATAATTGCCTAGATATCGTTCAAGCTCTTATACAATCTAGTAGCTTTTCTAAAGTTTATTTAATAAATTTAAGCTTAGCTTTACATAGAGCAGTACAAAATAGTCACTTAGATATCGTTAAGGCACTTATCCATTCTGGTCGAGCTCATGAAATTCCTCTATTGTATTTAAGTTTCTCTCTGAAAGAGGCCAGAAAAACCCATCACCAGGAGATCATTGAAACCCTTGAATTGCTCATTCATCTCATAGAGAGATGA
- the gspE gene encoding type II secretion system ATPase GspE, with protein sequence MAMLTGFLEKLSGLFKQGEVSASLIKARPSMGNVEEKVKELEIAFYPDLSDFFYIKNKISPLSYSFVRKNQLVIVEEQIGKVLVAMLNPFDLEALEQVRFITQKDTQVVFTTQGAFEKAIEQLFHQKENEASEYIASLQQNQEGCLEEQEGYDLLESASEVPVIHLLNVILAEAVQQGSSDIHFEPAEQGLEVRYRVDGVLHMRHTPPLELQTQLITRIKVLARLDIAEHRLPQDGRIKLHMGQRQIDFRVSTVPVAFGERIVLRILDKNNVSLGLDKIGMDPFLLSAFNKLIRLSEGIVLVTGPTGSGKTTTLYSALSEINSSEMNIMTIEDPVEYKLPGMAQIGVNPRINLNFATGLRHILRQDPDVIMIGEIRDKETAEIAIQSALTGHLVFSTLHTNDAPSALTRLVDMGIEPYLLSSSVLGVLAQRLVRRICPHCIALYLPSDQELKEIGLSRREVKDGLYRGNGCEVCYGSGFKGRHAIYELMYVDHLVRQQLLLSADATTLQKVALAQGMSSLRQQGAVLVQKGITTTSEVLRVTKILEC encoded by the coding sequence ATGGCAATGCTAACGGGGTTTTTAGAAAAATTATCGGGTTTGTTTAAACAGGGAGAAGTTTCTGCTTCTTTAATTAAAGCGCGCCCCTCCATGGGAAATGTGGAAGAAAAAGTCAAAGAACTAGAAATTGCTTTCTATCCAGACCTTTCAGATTTTTTTTATATCAAAAATAAAATTTCTCCTCTTTCCTACTCTTTTGTTCGCAAAAATCAGCTAGTAATAGTGGAAGAGCAAATAGGGAAGGTACTTGTTGCTATGCTAAATCCTTTTGATTTAGAAGCTTTAGAACAGGTCCGATTTATCACGCAAAAAGATACGCAGGTGGTTTTTACAACTCAAGGAGCTTTTGAAAAAGCGATCGAACAGCTCTTTCATCAAAAAGAGAATGAAGCATCGGAATATATTGCAAGCCTGCAACAAAACCAAGAGGGTTGTTTAGAAGAGCAAGAAGGGTATGACTTATTAGAGAGCGCAAGTGAGGTTCCTGTTATTCATCTTTTAAATGTCATTTTAGCAGAAGCTGTACAACAGGGTTCTTCAGATATCCATTTTGAACCAGCAGAACAAGGCTTAGAGGTGCGTTATAGAGTAGATGGCGTACTACATATGCGCCATACCCCCCCTCTAGAATTACAAACCCAACTCATTACGCGAATAAAAGTATTGGCTCGGTTAGATATTGCAGAACATAGACTACCTCAAGATGGAAGAATTAAACTGCATATGGGACAAAGGCAGATCGATTTTCGGGTAAGCACCGTACCCGTTGCTTTTGGAGAGAGGATTGTGCTGCGCATTTTAGATAAAAATAATGTATCTCTTGGGCTAGATAAAATTGGGATGGATCCTTTTCTGCTGAGCGCATTCAATAAATTGATTCGTTTAAGCGAAGGAATTGTGCTAGTCACGGGGCCAACTGGTAGTGGAAAGACAACGACTTTATACAGCGCTCTATCAGAAATTAACTCTTCTGAAATGAATATCATGACTATTGAAGATCCCGTTGAGTATAAACTTCCCGGTATGGCCCAAATTGGAGTAAATCCTAGAATTAATCTCAACTTTGCCACAGGATTAAGACACATTCTCAGACAAGACCCCGATGTCATTATGATTGGGGAGATTCGTGATAAAGAAACCGCAGAGATTGCTATTCAGTCCGCATTAACCGGGCATTTGGTTTTTAGCACATTGCATACCAATGATGCACCTTCAGCATTAACTCGTTTAGTGGATATGGGTATTGAGCCTTATCTACTCTCTTCTTCTGTATTAGGAGTATTAGCCCAACGTCTTGTAAGAAGGATTTGCCCCCACTGTATTGCTCTGTATCTGCCCTCTGATCAAGAACTCAAAGAGATAGGTCTTAGCAGAAGGGAAGTAAAGGATGGTCTTTATCGGGGGAATGGCTGTGAGGTTTGTTATGGCTCTGGTTTTAAGGGAAGACATGCTATTTATGAGCTGATGTATGTAGATCACTTGGTTAGACAACAGCTGCTTCTCTCAGCAGATGCAACTACGCTGCAAAAGGTAGCTTTAGCTCAAGGAATGAGTAGTTTACGGCAGCAAGGAGCTGTTTTAGTCCAAAAAGGGATTACCACTACTTCTGAAGTATTGAGAGTGACTAAGATTTTGGAGTGTTAG
- a CDS encoding A/G-specific adenine glycosylase yields the protein MDVEALKKWFLEQKRDFSWRVCPTPYAVWISEVMLQQTRASVVEGYFERWMAIFPDVKTLALAPQEEVIKAWEGLGYYNRARNLHLAAKYILEKHEGVIPDDGAELEKIKGLGPYTIGALLSFAFHQRAAAVDANVTRVLARYYHVEEDVTKTKTKQLIQLKTENLLPETEPWVCMEALIELGSLVCSKVAKCIRCPIKMGCKARELKSQHLLPKKPPKKKVTLLHRNVIVLIYQDSVLLRKTRAGLMADLYEFPYFEKESQQEEVLLTFLSEQAIYKQHLNVVNHTFTHFKATLFPSIWRALRKEIFSNYIWVLKKDMAKFPFSAGHRKIIQQIEKMR from the coding sequence GTGGATGTAGAAGCGTTAAAAAAGTGGTTTTTAGAACAAAAGAGGGATTTTTCTTGGAGGGTGTGTCCAACCCCTTATGCTGTTTGGATTTCAGAAGTGATGCTGCAGCAAACCAGGGCTAGCGTTGTGGAAGGATATTTTGAGCGCTGGATGGCAATATTTCCCGATGTGAAAACGTTGGCGTTAGCTCCTCAGGAAGAGGTGATTAAAGCCTGGGAAGGATTAGGTTATTATAACCGAGCAAGAAATCTGCATTTGGCTGCAAAATATATACTCGAAAAACATGAAGGGGTCATTCCAGATGACGGGGCGGAATTAGAAAAAATTAAAGGATTGGGGCCTTATACGATAGGCGCTCTTTTGAGCTTTGCCTTTCATCAAAGAGCTGCTGCTGTTGATGCGAATGTAACACGTGTGCTTGCACGTTACTATCATGTAGAAGAGGATGTCACGAAGACAAAAACCAAACAGCTTATACAACTTAAGACAGAAAATCTTTTACCAGAGACTGAGCCTTGGGTTTGTATGGAGGCTCTGATCGAATTGGGCTCTCTGGTTTGTAGCAAAGTAGCTAAGTGTATAAGATGTCCCATAAAAATGGGTTGCAAGGCAAGAGAATTAAAGAGTCAGCATCTATTGCCTAAAAAACCTCCTAAAAAAAAGGTTACACTTTTACATCGCAACGTGATTGTACTCATATACCAGGATAGTGTTTTATTAAGAAAAACGAGAGCTGGTTTAATGGCTGATTTATATGAGTTTCCCTATTTTGAAAAAGAGAGTCAGCAGGAAGAGGTCCTGCTTACCTTTCTTTCTGAGCAAGCCATTTATAAACAACATTTAAATGTGGTAAATCATACATTTACTCATTTTAAAGCAACTTTGTTTCCTTCTATTTGGCGGGCTTTGAGAAAAGAAATTTTTAGTAATTATATATGGGTTTTAAAAAAAGATATGGCAAAGTTCCCTTTTTCAGCAGGACATAGAAAAATTATCCAACAGATAGAGAAAATGAGATGA
- a CDS encoding type II secretion system protein GspD — protein MKNILLYFCLATITLSGQTLSDKLLQEENPSSAKTDVLLKEINEQIYILRSQLKEGYHQVQILHDTEANQQQFQALLSEVNAMKQKIYAQEKQWREIVIKEAKQEEEGYALWDQEETTLAHLIIEYGALDYLYIVPPEMANMKLNMHSNVPIPRESWNDVLEIILSHNGIGIKNINPYARQLYLLKQEPACIERIASSLEQLLLTPEHSRVFYIFSPPIEHIKSIKQFFEKFSDPKQTFIYQIGPKIGIVSNREEVQKILHLYQSVWGQMQGRVSRVIPVLKMSVKEMEKILQSFFSESIEKTRPHLSKNEQEGLTIFSLLQGNSLVAIGRKEVVDKAERVVRETEDQLQNPAEMTVYLYPCRHTSPNDLAQVLEKVYTSLLAASSDTKKEAGLNYSAPGSPFKIPPDGYPPVPPLVVAPKPINSNTLSTVEIDYGSDHFIPDPKTGTLLMVVRRDALGKIKDLIRNLDIPKRMVQIEVLLFEKQLNCENSLGMNLLKLGTKNILKWSSNVAPSGSGVLEFLLHNNSSKHFPAYDLAYSFLMSQDDIQLNAAPSIITVNQTPAVINIVEEISINNGAAPLDTNKGTAFEKSFSRAQYGIMITLIPTIHPPSIDEVEMEETGFVTIKTNIGFDTTRHDEHKDRPLVHRRHIENEVCIADGQTIILGGLRRRASQDKEEKIPFLGDIPGLGKLFGATKLRSNDTEMFIFITPKIILDAKEQLQQILYEELRKRPGDQPEFLDCLVEAQEKARYKKIKNGLQHLN, from the coding sequence ATGAAGAATATTCTTCTCTATTTCTGTCTAGCGACCATTACGCTTTCAGGACAGACCTTGTCCGACAAGTTATTACAAGAAGAGAATCCATCCTCTGCTAAAACAGATGTTTTATTAAAAGAGATCAATGAGCAGATTTATATCTTAAGATCTCAATTAAAAGAAGGGTACCATCAGGTACAAATTCTACATGATACAGAAGCCAATCAGCAGCAGTTTCAAGCTCTTCTTTCTGAAGTGAATGCGATGAAACAAAAAATTTATGCGCAAGAAAAACAGTGGCGAGAAATCGTCATTAAAGAGGCTAAGCAGGAGGAAGAAGGATATGCTCTTTGGGATCAAGAGGAAACCACTCTTGCGCATTTAATTATTGAATACGGCGCATTGGATTATCTATATATCGTGCCTCCAGAAATGGCAAACATGAAATTAAATATGCACTCTAATGTTCCTATCCCACGAGAATCTTGGAATGATGTATTAGAGATCATTCTCTCTCATAACGGAATTGGAATTAAGAATATAAACCCTTATGCTAGACAGTTATATTTACTCAAGCAGGAACCAGCTTGTATTGAAAGAATTGCTTCTTCTTTAGAACAGCTGCTCTTAACACCAGAACATAGTCGCGTTTTTTATATCTTTTCCCCTCCTATTGAACACATAAAAAGCATAAAGCAGTTTTTTGAAAAGTTTTCTGATCCTAAGCAAACTTTTATTTATCAAATTGGTCCCAAGATTGGGATTGTGTCTAACCGAGAAGAGGTACAAAAGATTCTACATTTGTATCAGAGCGTATGGGGACAGATGCAAGGTAGGGTTTCTCGTGTGATTCCCGTGCTTAAGATGTCGGTTAAGGAAATGGAAAAGATACTACAGTCTTTTTTTAGCGAATCTATCGAAAAAACACGTCCCCATCTGAGTAAGAATGAACAAGAAGGACTTACTATTTTCTCTCTTTTGCAAGGCAATTCTTTAGTGGCTATTGGTAGAAAAGAAGTAGTGGATAAAGCAGAGCGTGTAGTGCGTGAAACAGAAGATCAGCTGCAAAACCCTGCTGAAATGACAGTTTATTTATATCCCTGTCGCCATACTAGTCCCAATGATTTAGCGCAGGTGTTAGAAAAGGTTTATACCTCTCTTCTGGCAGCTTCTTCTGATACTAAAAAAGAAGCAGGGTTGAATTATTCAGCCCCCGGATCTCCTTTTAAAATACCCCCTGATGGATATCCCCCTGTTCCTCCTCTTGTAGTGGCGCCAAAACCGATTAATTCCAACACGTTATCAACGGTTGAGATCGATTATGGTAGCGATCATTTTATTCCAGATCCTAAAACAGGAACTCTATTGATGGTTGTACGCCGTGATGCCCTAGGAAAAATCAAGGATCTCATCCGTAATTTGGATATTCCCAAAAGGATGGTACAAATTGAGGTGTTATTGTTCGAGAAACAACTCAATTGTGAAAATAGTTTAGGAATGAATTTGTTGAAATTAGGAACGAAAAATATCTTGAAATGGAGCTCTAATGTAGCGCCAAGCGGATCAGGAGTATTGGAGTTTCTTCTGCACAATAACTCTTCTAAACATTTTCCGGCTTATGATTTAGCGTATAGTTTTTTAATGTCACAAGACGATATTCAACTCAATGCAGCCCCTTCTATCATTACTGTAAATCAAACTCCCGCTGTCATTAACATTGTGGAGGAAATTTCGATTAATAATGGGGCAGCTCCTTTAGATACCAATAAAGGGACCGCGTTTGAAAAGTCTTTTTCTAGGGCTCAATATGGGATTATGATTACCCTGATTCCCACCATTCATCCACCTTCTATAGACGAGGTAGAGATGGAGGAAACCGGATTTGTTACTATAAAGACTAATATTGGCTTTGATACGACAAGACATGATGAGCATAAAGATCGTCCTTTGGTGCATCGGCGACATATTGAAAACGAGGTGTGCATTGCAGATGGACAAACCATTATTTTAGGGGGATTAAGGCGTAGAGCTTCTCAGGATAAGGAAGAAAAGATCCCTTTCCTAGGAGATATACCTGGCTTAGGGAAGCTATTTGGAGCAACTAAGCTGAGAAGCAATGATACGGAAATGTTTATTTTCATAACTCCAAAGATCATTTTAGATGCTAAGGAACAATTGCAACAAATTTTGTACGAGGAGCTCAGGAAAAGACCAGGCGATCAGCCCGAGTTTTTAGATTGCTTAGTAGAAGCACAAGAAAAGGCTCGATATAAAAAGATCAAAAATGGACTTCAGCATCTTAACTAA
- a CDS encoding glycosyltransferase family 4 protein: protein MKIVHTESSMGWGGQEMRILAEAEGMRQRGHEIFFALSSGSELAKRARQEGFVVHTFCFKKKALFSTVGKLLLLFKKERIDLINTHSSLDAWIAGIAAKLSKKRIVRTRHLSTSIRGGVNGFILYNKLADFVVSTSSAVLPLLQEKAGLSPLRMQCIATGVNPKIADAVQDTVIFRKELGLSPTDILVGTACVLRSWKGIPDLLKAADLLRNHQRIKWILIGGGYLERYLVMIREMKLENVICVGHLESPYTAISALDIFMLLSVAHEGISQATLQAAFLKRPLITTSVGGLPEVCIHGSTGLRVPSSDPEAVAQAVLKMAEDRLLRELLGENAKMLVEQKYTITHTLDQMEAVYQKLLLS, encoded by the coding sequence ATGAAAATCGTTCATACAGAAAGTTCCATGGGCTGGGGCGGTCAAGAAATGAGGATCCTAGCAGAAGCAGAAGGAATGCGTCAAAGAGGTCATGAGATATTTTTTGCGCTCTCTTCTGGTAGTGAATTGGCAAAACGCGCTAGGCAGGAAGGGTTTGTGGTTCATACGTTTTGTTTTAAGAAGAAAGCTCTCTTTTCTACCGTAGGAAAATTGTTGTTGTTGTTTAAAAAAGAGAGGATCGATCTGATAAATACGCATTCTTCTTTGGATGCATGGATAGCGGGGATTGCTGCCAAGCTATCCAAAAAGCGGATTGTTCGAACGCGCCATCTATCCACTTCTATTCGAGGGGGGGTAAATGGGTTTATTCTTTATAATAAGCTTGCTGATTTTGTGGTTTCTACTTCTTCTGCCGTATTGCCCCTGCTGCAAGAAAAGGCAGGTTTAAGCCCTTTACGTATGCAGTGCATTGCCACAGGGGTGAATCCAAAAATTGCTGATGCTGTGCAAGATACGGTTATTTTTCGTAAGGAACTAGGTTTAAGTCCCACAGATATTTTAGTAGGGACGGCTTGCGTATTGCGTTCTTGGAAAGGGATTCCTGATTTATTAAAAGCGGCTGATTTATTAAGGAATCATCAGAGGATTAAATGGATTTTAATCGGAGGAGGGTATTTAGAGAGATATCTTGTGATGATTCGTGAGATGAAATTAGAAAATGTAATTTGTGTGGGTCATTTAGAATCGCCTTATACAGCTATTAGTGCTTTAGATATTTTCATGCTTTTAAGTGTGGCTCATGAGGGGATCTCCCAAGCTACACTGCAAGCAGCTTTTTTAAAACGTCCTTTGATTACAACTAGCGTAGGTGGTCTGCCAGAGGTGTGTATTCATGGAAGTACCGGTCTTAGAGTTCCTTCTTCTGACCCAGAGGCAGTAGCTCAAGCTGTGCTAAAAATGGCAGAAGATCGTCTTTTAAGAGAGCTCTTAGGAGAAAATGCAAAGATGTTAGTAGAACAAAAATATACGATTACTCATACTTTGGATCAAATGGAAGCTGTCTATCAAAAGCTTCTTTTAAGTTAA
- a CDS encoding CDP-glycerol glycerophosphotransferase family protein: MPPSSAGLIYGPGTHHLDHLAPLCAILGIPLIVTEELLLKQVREVYPFVDALYVDCLELPFFLIKNYRFVFSCFSRIVLNELLFLAELLSKKKIHPIWCPHGNSDKGNIKPYAEALCQENLLLVYGQQMIDFFNRHKLRKPYVITGNFRYQFYMQHKAWYDAYVAKKISLKQKKNILYAPTWQDYEKSSSFFSVIDFLIEQKPAKYTLLIKPHPNLRLQNLFLVEELEEKCKNLPGVYFISDPIPIYPLLNHCDLYIGDRSSIGYDFLHVNRPMFFLNQNDLKEPLSTYLFRCGLAISPQNYSHIYSLIDQTQQELTPIREKVYQYAFASCSCLKELKKTIFHALDEIKDHQI; this comes from the coding sequence ATGCCTCCTTCTTCTGCCGGTCTCATTTATGGGCCAGGGACTCATCATCTGGATCATTTGGCTCCTTTATGTGCTATTTTAGGGATCCCTTTAATTGTTACAGAGGAGCTACTCTTAAAGCAAGTACGAGAAGTCTACCCTTTTGTGGATGCGCTCTATGTTGATTGTTTAGAGCTTCCTTTTTTTCTAATAAAAAATTATCGATTTGTGTTTTCTTGCTTTTCGCGTATTGTGCTCAACGAGCTTCTCTTCCTTGCAGAATTGCTTTCTAAAAAAAAAATCCATCCCATTTGGTGTCCTCATGGAAACTCTGATAAAGGAAATATAAAGCCTTATGCAGAAGCGCTGTGCCAAGAAAATTTGCTTTTAGTATACGGACAACAAATGATTGATTTTTTTAACCGTCACAAGTTGAGAAAACCCTATGTGATCACAGGTAATTTCCGCTATCAATTCTATATGCAACATAAAGCCTGGTATGATGCCTATGTGGCAAAAAAAATTTCCCTAAAGCAGAAAAAAAACATCCTATACGCACCTACTTGGCAAGACTATGAAAAATCCAGCTCATTTTTTTCAGTGATTGATTTTCTGATTGAACAAAAACCGGCCAAATACACACTGCTCATTAAACCCCATCCTAATTTGAGGTTACAAAATCTCTTTCTTGTAGAGGAGTTAGAGGAAAAATGCAAAAACCTTCCCGGTGTGTATTTTATTTCAGATCCAATACCTATTTATCCTTTATTGAATCATTGCGATCTATACATTGGCGATCGCTCTTCTATTGGTTATGATTTTTTACATGTAAACCGACCTATGTTTTTTTTAAATCAGAATGATCTAAAAGAACCTCTAAGCACCTACCTCTTTCGCTGTGGCTTAGCTATTTCGCCTCAGAACTACTCCCACATTTACTCTCTAATAGACCAGACGCAACAAGAGCTTACACCTATTAGAGAAAAGGTATATCAATATGCTTTTGCCTCTTGCTCATGTCTTAAAGAGCTCAAAAAAACCATTTTTCACGCATTAGATGAGATTAAAGACCACCAGATATAA